In Oncorhynchus keta strain PuntledgeMale-10-30-2019 chromosome 19, Oket_V2, whole genome shotgun sequence, a single genomic region encodes these proteins:
- the mideasa gene encoding mitotic deacetylase associated SANT domain protein a isoform X2, which translates to MSHPPQQKVIPDKSGGKHRAAAAMKEPTVQHAGDVFYGGMGPPALESAHRVGEPGGHGSGVFNPEKGPQSRAHYQQTASVKWMHQDHIQAAGWSQDASGPLPTNSWGQNFSPYMDGLNNVRVQMAFPKGSHDEGAALQMGPAEKQAPGSMEVYREATQAQAQARGLEWGQQAAAAAMRQAQLQAFQQGHKGVDLQAQPPHAPSSHPTMQPGSLMQPIQLAFGPTKQHLSSGYYPVFQGGTKAMPNLSYNEQPKTQQQHQLMQLQMQQQQQQQQKQQQQLHQQHHQQQQQHQLQQQLQHQIQQHQIQLQLNQQYHKQQIQQEQRQQMHQQQLQPPHSLPPQEILQPQSQQKQQPNQHFLSYNQPPDNCPSRASPSTPQKDMPLSVENQGQGHTLDVETPSADPSSTSSDPCPPKLTSDPMSPSDASPAAPRRSRRLSRDGLSPLVDPPSLSPWNQTFREVPQNGVVARREGGGTQGPTGGVIQSTRRRRRASKEINLETLAQKASERESLPSSKMAKQGEGLMGRQAGMVPLVIPVSVPVRQGQTGPPGQHALLPPQPQHKPSVIVASRRSLRKSLSESFSQDGEGDAGQDDDGKLAKHKWRPRPEPLFIPPPKLATFIAPSVYSAITPYQSHLRSPIRLPDHHFTLPPYTPPPILSPVREGSGLYFSTFLSSIAASNQTLQPPPNTPKSASRSLLRSTSSTDITPPVLPLITDATPVSFEPRINIGLQYQAEVPELQCDRSLTQWDQHKADLVWLPMKASLLRHAEQETVDDLMSLACSSALYGGGTNQELALHCLHECGGNVLETLAFLLLKEPVFSDGHHLADYHYSGSDSWTPSEKRFFNKGISTYRKDFFMVQKLVQTKTVAQCVEFYYMHKKQVKISHSGSVTYGPAESPADRHTEAVVDFKSSQGSKPSQEEVDRKWEGSCDRGQDCNQSRVTQTLQAHDNTGAVLGRRDQDAVHKVGPPHPTLPSAARKPRPEAGKKSRAPPKPPGDPEGVFPCKKCSRVFFKVKSRSAHMKSHAEREKKEAALKLKEEEEQRAVEAEARAREAAEVMQNGNGSGNGAGEQDEVSDEDVPSETEDEKDEDWQ; encoded by the exons ATGAGTCATCCTCCCCAGCAGAAAGTGATCCCTGATAAGAGTGGGGGCAAACATCGGGCTGCAGCTGCCATGAAGGAGCCCACAGTGCAGCACGCGGGGGATGTCTTCTATGGCGGTATGGGCCCCCCGGCTCTGGAGTCTGCTCACAGGGTAGGGGAGCCTGGAGGCCACGGCTCTGGGGTCTTCAACCCAGAGAAGGGGCCCCAAAGTCGTGCACACTATCAGCAGACTGCCTCTGTCAAATGGATGCACCAGGACCACATCCAAGCTGCTGGCTGGTCTCAGGATGCTTCCGGGCCCCTGCCAACCAATTCATGGGGGCAGAACTTTAGCCCGTATATGGACGGCTTGAACAACGTTAGGGTCCAGATGGCCTTCCCCAAAGGGAGCCACGATGAAGGAGCTGCTCTGCAAATGGGGCCAGCAGAGAAACAGGCTCCAGGTTCCATGGAGGTTTACAGGGAGGCAACCCAAGCTCAAGCCCAGGCTAGGGGCTTAGAGTGGGGGCAGCAAGCTGCGGCAGCCGCCATGCGTCAAGCCCAGCTCCAGGCCTTCCAGCAGGGCCATAAGGGTGTAGATCTCCAGGCTCAGCCCCCCCAtgccccctcctctcaccccaccATGCAACCAGGGTCCTTGATGCAGCCCATCCAGCTGGCGTTCGGACCCACCAAACAGCACCTTTCATCTGGGTACTACCCAGTGTTCCAGGGGGGCACCAAGGCCATGCCCAACCTGAGCTACAACGAGCAGCCAAAaacccaacaacaacaccaactgATGCAGCTTCAGatgcaacagcagcaacaacaacagcagaagCAGCAACAACAGTTACATCAgcagcatcatcaacaacaacaacagcaccagTTGCAGCAACAGCTccagcaccaaatacaacagCATCAGATCCAACTGCAGCTGAATCAGCAGTATCACAAGCAGCAAATACAACAGGAGCAACGGCAACAAATGCACCAGCAGCAGCTTCAACCGCCACACAGTTTACCACCGCAGGAAATACTGCAGCCGCAGTCTCAGCAAAAGCAGCAGCCAAACCAACACTTCCTGAGTTATAACCAGCCCCCTGACAACTGTCCGTCTAGAGCTAGCCCCTCAACCCCTCAGAAGGACATGCCTCTGTCTGTGGAGAATCAGGGACAGGGACATACACTGGATGTAGAGACCCCGTCCGCTGACCCATCAAGCACATCCTCCGACCCCTGCCCCCCAAAACTCACATCAGACCCCATGTCACCCTCAGACGCATCTCCGGCTGCCCCGCGTCGCTCCCGCCGCCTCTCCAGAGACGGTCTATCACCACTCGTGGACCCTCCCTCACTATCCCCCTGGAACCAGACCTTCAGAGAGGTACCCCAGAACGGTGTGGTAGCCAGACGAGAAGGGGGGGGAACACAGGGGCCGACTGGGGGGGTTATCCAGAGTACGCGCCGGAGGAGGAGGGCGTCGAAAGAGATCAACTTGGAGACTCTGGCCCAGAAGGCTTCCGAGAGGGAATCACTGCCCTCCTCCAAGATGGCCAAG CAGGGGGAGGGTCTTATGGGCAGACAAGCTGGTATGGTGCCCCTGGTTATCCCCGTGTCTGTGCCAGTGCGCCAGGGTCAGACAGGCCCTCCGGGCCAGCACGCCCTGCTCCCACCCCAGCCCCAACACAAGCCCTCGGTCATTGTAGCGAGCCGCCGCTCACTGAGGAAGTCCCTCTCGGAGAGCTTCAGCCAG GACGGGGAGGGCGATGCTGGTCAGGACGACGATGGGAAATTGGCCAAGCACAAATGGCGGCCTCGTCCCGAGCCCCTCTTTATCCCGCCACCCAAACTGGCTACGTTCATCGCCCCCTCAGTCTACTCCGCCATCACTCCCTACCAGAGCCACCTGCGGTCGCCCATCCGCCTGCCCGACCACCACTtcaccctgccgccctacacccCGCCGCCCATCCTGTCGCCGGTGCGCGAAGGCTCTGGTCTCTACTTCTCCACCTTCCTGTCTTCTATCGCCGCCAGCAACCAGACCCTGCAGCCGCCACCCAACACGCCCAAGTCGGCCTCGCGCAGCCTTCTGCGATCCA CCAGCTCTACAGACATCACGCCCCCAGTCCTCCCTTTGATCACCGACGCCACACCTGTCAGCTTTGAACC GCGTATTAACATTGGCCTGCAGTACCAGGCGGAGGTACCAGAGCTGCAGTGTGACCGCTCGctgacccagtgggaccagcacaAGGCTGACCTGGTCTGGCTCCCCATGAAGGCGTCCCTGCTACGCCACGCAGAGCAGGAGACCG TGGACGACCTGATGAGCTTGGCCTGCTCCAGCGCTCTGTATGGCGGTGGCACCAATCAGGAGCTGGCCCTCCACTGTCTGCATGAGTGCGGGGGAAATGTCCTT GAGACCCTGGCGTTCCTGCTGCTCAAGGAGCCCGTTTTCTCTGATGGCCACCACCTGGCAGACTATCACTACTCAG GATCAGACAGTTGGACTCCCTCAGAGAAGCGCTTCTTCAATAAAGGCATCTCTACCTACAGGAAGGACTTCTTCATGGTGCAGAAACTG GTGCAAACAAAGACAGTGGCCCAATGTGTGGAGTTTTACTACATGCATAAGAAACAGGTGAAGATCAGTCACAGTGGAAGCGTTACCTACGGACCTGCAGAGTCCCCAGCAGATAGACACACAGAGGCAGTAGTGGATTTTAAG AGCTCTCAGGGATCAAAACCAAGTCAGGAAGAAGTTGACAGGAAGTGGGAAGGGTCATGTGACAGGGGTCAAGATTGCAACCAGTCCAGGGTTACTCAGACACTACAGGCTCACGACAAT ACAGGAGCAGTGCTAGGGCGCAGGGACCAGGATGCTGTACACAAGGTTGGTCCTCCCCATCCAACCCTTCCCTCTGCAGCCAGAAAACCTCGTCCCGAGGCGGGGAAGAAGAGCCGAGCGCCCCCAAAGCCCCCCGGCGACCCAGAGGGCGTGTTCCCCTGCAAGAAGTGTagcag GGTGTTCTTCAAGGTGAAAAGCCGCAGCGCCCACATGAAGAGCCACGCTGAGCGGGAGAAGAAGGAAGCTGCACTCAAActcaaagaggaggaggagcagcgaGCGGTTGAGGCGGAGGCACGGGCCAGGGAGGCAGCAGAGGTTATGCAGAATGGGAACGGGAGTGGGAATGGAGCAGGAGAACAGGATGAGGTCAGTGATGAGGATGTGCCTTCAGAGACAGAAGATGAAAAGGACGAGGACTggcagtga
- the mideasa gene encoding mitotic deacetylase associated SANT domain protein a isoform X1: MSHPPQQKVIPDKSGGKHRAAAAMKEPTVQHAGDVFYGGMGPPALESAHRVGEPGGHGSGVFNPEKGPQSRAHYQQTASVKWMHQDHIQAAGWSQDASGPLPTNSWGQNFSPYMDGLNNVRVQMAFPKGSHDEGAALQMGPAEKQAPGSMEVYREATQAQAQARGLEWGQQAAAAAMRQAQLQAFQQGHKGVDLQAQPPHAPSSHPTMQPGSLMQPIQLAFGPTKQHLSSGYYPVFQGGTKAMPNLSYNEQPKTQQQHQLMQLQMQQQQQQQQKQQQQLHQQHHQQQQQHQLQQQLQHQIQQHQIQLQLNQQYHKQQIQQEQRQQMHQQQLQPPHSLPPQEILQPQSQQKQQPNQHFLSYNQPPDNCPSRASPSTPQKDMPLSVENQGQGHTLDVETPSADPSSTSSDPCPPKLTSDPMSPSDASPAAPRRSRRLSRDGLSPLVDPPSLSPWNQTFREVPQNGVVARREGGGTQGPTGGVIQSTRRRRRASKEINLETLAQKASERESLPSSKMAKQQGEGLMGRQAGMVPLVIPVSVPVRQGQTGPPGQHALLPPQPQHKPSVIVASRRSLRKSLSESFSQDGEGDAGQDDDGKLAKHKWRPRPEPLFIPPPKLATFIAPSVYSAITPYQSHLRSPIRLPDHHFTLPPYTPPPILSPVREGSGLYFSTFLSSIAASNQTLQPPPNTPKSASRSLLRSTSSTDITPPVLPLITDATPVSFEPRINIGLQYQAEVPELQCDRSLTQWDQHKADLVWLPMKASLLRHAEQETVDDLMSLACSSALYGGGTNQELALHCLHECGGNVLETLAFLLLKEPVFSDGHHLADYHYSGSDSWTPSEKRFFNKGISTYRKDFFMVQKLVQTKTVAQCVEFYYMHKKQVKISHSGSVTYGPAESPADRHTEAVVDFKSSQGSKPSQEEVDRKWEGSCDRGQDCNQSRVTQTLQAHDNTGAVLGRRDQDAVHKVGPPHPTLPSAARKPRPEAGKKSRAPPKPPGDPEGVFPCKKCSRVFFKVKSRSAHMKSHAEREKKEAALKLKEEEEQRAVEAEARAREAAEVMQNGNGSGNGAGEQDEVSDEDVPSETEDEKDEDWQ; this comes from the exons ATGAGTCATCCTCCCCAGCAGAAAGTGATCCCTGATAAGAGTGGGGGCAAACATCGGGCTGCAGCTGCCATGAAGGAGCCCACAGTGCAGCACGCGGGGGATGTCTTCTATGGCGGTATGGGCCCCCCGGCTCTGGAGTCTGCTCACAGGGTAGGGGAGCCTGGAGGCCACGGCTCTGGGGTCTTCAACCCAGAGAAGGGGCCCCAAAGTCGTGCACACTATCAGCAGACTGCCTCTGTCAAATGGATGCACCAGGACCACATCCAAGCTGCTGGCTGGTCTCAGGATGCTTCCGGGCCCCTGCCAACCAATTCATGGGGGCAGAACTTTAGCCCGTATATGGACGGCTTGAACAACGTTAGGGTCCAGATGGCCTTCCCCAAAGGGAGCCACGATGAAGGAGCTGCTCTGCAAATGGGGCCAGCAGAGAAACAGGCTCCAGGTTCCATGGAGGTTTACAGGGAGGCAACCCAAGCTCAAGCCCAGGCTAGGGGCTTAGAGTGGGGGCAGCAAGCTGCGGCAGCCGCCATGCGTCAAGCCCAGCTCCAGGCCTTCCAGCAGGGCCATAAGGGTGTAGATCTCCAGGCTCAGCCCCCCCAtgccccctcctctcaccccaccATGCAACCAGGGTCCTTGATGCAGCCCATCCAGCTGGCGTTCGGACCCACCAAACAGCACCTTTCATCTGGGTACTACCCAGTGTTCCAGGGGGGCACCAAGGCCATGCCCAACCTGAGCTACAACGAGCAGCCAAAaacccaacaacaacaccaactgATGCAGCTTCAGatgcaacagcagcaacaacaacagcagaagCAGCAACAACAGTTACATCAgcagcatcatcaacaacaacaacagcaccagTTGCAGCAACAGCTccagcaccaaatacaacagCATCAGATCCAACTGCAGCTGAATCAGCAGTATCACAAGCAGCAAATACAACAGGAGCAACGGCAACAAATGCACCAGCAGCAGCTTCAACCGCCACACAGTTTACCACCGCAGGAAATACTGCAGCCGCAGTCTCAGCAAAAGCAGCAGCCAAACCAACACTTCCTGAGTTATAACCAGCCCCCTGACAACTGTCCGTCTAGAGCTAGCCCCTCAACCCCTCAGAAGGACATGCCTCTGTCTGTGGAGAATCAGGGACAGGGACATACACTGGATGTAGAGACCCCGTCCGCTGACCCATCAAGCACATCCTCCGACCCCTGCCCCCCAAAACTCACATCAGACCCCATGTCACCCTCAGACGCATCTCCGGCTGCCCCGCGTCGCTCCCGCCGCCTCTCCAGAGACGGTCTATCACCACTCGTGGACCCTCCCTCACTATCCCCCTGGAACCAGACCTTCAGAGAGGTACCCCAGAACGGTGTGGTAGCCAGACGAGAAGGGGGGGGAACACAGGGGCCGACTGGGGGGGTTATCCAGAGTACGCGCCGGAGGAGGAGGGCGTCGAAAGAGATCAACTTGGAGACTCTGGCCCAGAAGGCTTCCGAGAGGGAATCACTGCCCTCCTCCAAGATGGCCAAG CAGCAGGGGGAGGGTCTTATGGGCAGACAAGCTGGTATGGTGCCCCTGGTTATCCCCGTGTCTGTGCCAGTGCGCCAGGGTCAGACAGGCCCTCCGGGCCAGCACGCCCTGCTCCCACCCCAGCCCCAACACAAGCCCTCGGTCATTGTAGCGAGCCGCCGCTCACTGAGGAAGTCCCTCTCGGAGAGCTTCAGCCAG GACGGGGAGGGCGATGCTGGTCAGGACGACGATGGGAAATTGGCCAAGCACAAATGGCGGCCTCGTCCCGAGCCCCTCTTTATCCCGCCACCCAAACTGGCTACGTTCATCGCCCCCTCAGTCTACTCCGCCATCACTCCCTACCAGAGCCACCTGCGGTCGCCCATCCGCCTGCCCGACCACCACTtcaccctgccgccctacacccCGCCGCCCATCCTGTCGCCGGTGCGCGAAGGCTCTGGTCTCTACTTCTCCACCTTCCTGTCTTCTATCGCCGCCAGCAACCAGACCCTGCAGCCGCCACCCAACACGCCCAAGTCGGCCTCGCGCAGCCTTCTGCGATCCA CCAGCTCTACAGACATCACGCCCCCAGTCCTCCCTTTGATCACCGACGCCACACCTGTCAGCTTTGAACC GCGTATTAACATTGGCCTGCAGTACCAGGCGGAGGTACCAGAGCTGCAGTGTGACCGCTCGctgacccagtgggaccagcacaAGGCTGACCTGGTCTGGCTCCCCATGAAGGCGTCCCTGCTACGCCACGCAGAGCAGGAGACCG TGGACGACCTGATGAGCTTGGCCTGCTCCAGCGCTCTGTATGGCGGTGGCACCAATCAGGAGCTGGCCCTCCACTGTCTGCATGAGTGCGGGGGAAATGTCCTT GAGACCCTGGCGTTCCTGCTGCTCAAGGAGCCCGTTTTCTCTGATGGCCACCACCTGGCAGACTATCACTACTCAG GATCAGACAGTTGGACTCCCTCAGAGAAGCGCTTCTTCAATAAAGGCATCTCTACCTACAGGAAGGACTTCTTCATGGTGCAGAAACTG GTGCAAACAAAGACAGTGGCCCAATGTGTGGAGTTTTACTACATGCATAAGAAACAGGTGAAGATCAGTCACAGTGGAAGCGTTACCTACGGACCTGCAGAGTCCCCAGCAGATAGACACACAGAGGCAGTAGTGGATTTTAAG AGCTCTCAGGGATCAAAACCAAGTCAGGAAGAAGTTGACAGGAAGTGGGAAGGGTCATGTGACAGGGGTCAAGATTGCAACCAGTCCAGGGTTACTCAGACACTACAGGCTCACGACAAT ACAGGAGCAGTGCTAGGGCGCAGGGACCAGGATGCTGTACACAAGGTTGGTCCTCCCCATCCAACCCTTCCCTCTGCAGCCAGAAAACCTCGTCCCGAGGCGGGGAAGAAGAGCCGAGCGCCCCCAAAGCCCCCCGGCGACCCAGAGGGCGTGTTCCCCTGCAAGAAGTGTagcag GGTGTTCTTCAAGGTGAAAAGCCGCAGCGCCCACATGAAGAGCCACGCTGAGCGGGAGAAGAAGGAAGCTGCACTCAAActcaaagaggaggaggagcagcgaGCGGTTGAGGCGGAGGCACGGGCCAGGGAGGCAGCAGAGGTTATGCAGAATGGGAACGGGAGTGGGAATGGAGCAGGAGAACAGGATGAGGTCAGTGATGAGGATGTGCCTTCAGAGACAGAAGATGAAAAGGACGAGGACTggcagtga